GGATTCGTGCAGGACGGTTTTGACGCGACCTGAGATCGGTTAACCCGGCGTGTGGGAAAAGATCCTTAGAGATTGTCATCCACCGCCAACGCTTTCATTGCGAAAGCGCTGGCGGCGTGATGATCAGTCCTGGCCTAGAGTAAGCGCCTGGGACGCAGCCACGTAATCGGCCTGGAATGGCTTGCTTTCCACCCAATCCAGCGCGGCCTGTTCGTCGACTCCGGTGGTCAGGCGACGGTATTCGATCAATGCGGTAATGATGAAGTCGGTCGCTTCTTCCTCACCTTCCTGTTCCAGCACGAGCGCCAGCAGTGGGTGCGCCAGGAATGCTTCGCACATCGCCTGCTGACTGACCTTTTCGGCGGCGCTCATGATTCGGAACAAATCTGACAAGTCCACGGTTTCCAGATCGATGCGTTCATCGTTCGGGTCCAGGAAATCGTTCGGCGCAGCAGCTCGCTGAATGCGGTTCTTCTTGGCTTTCGCCTTGGCGCGCTGGTTGCGTTTCTGCTGCTTGTTCGCCGATGACATGGTCGGATTCCTGATGAATAAGGCTGCTTATCCTACAGCTTCATGGCGAACGCTTCGAATCTCAATCGACTATGAAGAGCGTGGCCCCAGGTGAGGTCGAGGAGCGATGGGGCTCGGCCTGGTCGGCCACTTGGTAGCTCATGCCTGGCTTGAGCAGAAATTGCCGGCCATCTTCGAGCTCGGTGTTCAACTCACCCTTGAGGCAAAACAGGATGTGGCCCTTGGTGCACCAATGATCGGCCAAGTAACCCGCCGTGTACTCCACCATCCGCACCCGGATGTTCCCGAATTGCTGCGTGCGCCAATAGGCGGTCCCGGTGATGCCTTTATGTTCGGTGGGCTCGATCGTTGACCAATCGGTGGTGCCGAAGGGGATGCCGGTGATATCCATGGCGACTCGCTTGCGAGGAGGGGAGCGGACGAATGTAGCGGAGTCGCCCGGCCACAGGAAAGAAAATCACAGGCAATAAAAAACCCCGATCAATTTCTTGATCGGGGTTTTCGGTATTTGGTGCCCAGAGACGGAATCGAACCGCCGACACGGGGATTTTCAATCCCCTGCTCTACCGACTGAGCTATCTGGGCAACGGGGCGCATTAAACGGGTTTTTCAGGGGGGCGTCAAGCGAGTTATCAAAAAATATTTAATTATTACCGTCGCTTACGATTCGCCCCCGCGCTGGACGGCTTATTCGGACGGCGGCACGTAGCCTTCCGCCTTGGCGTATTCTTCGCCGGAAAAGAACTTTTCCATCTCGCCTTGAAGGTACTTGCGGTCTTCGGCGTTCATCATGTTCAGGCGTTTTTCGTTGATCAGCAGTGTCTGGTGTTTCTGCCAGTCGCCCCAGGCCTTGGCCGAAACGTTGTCGTAGATGTCCTGGCCCTTGGCGCCGGGGAATGGTGCGCGCTCCAGGCCTTCCAGTTGTTCTTTGTACTTGCGGCACATGATGGTGCGGGTCATTGCAACTCTCCTGCGTTCAATACGGCGGCCGCGCGTTCAAGCAACGTCTTGACCGGGGTAGCTAGGCCCAGGCGCGGCGGGGTGGCGAGGTTATACCAGAGCCAGTCGGCCTCGGCCACGTGATGGCCGGTTTCCCGGACCCGGACCAGCCAGGGTTCGATGGCCAGCTGGAAATGGCTGAAAGTGTGTATCAGGCTCGGCATTGCCTGTTGCTGGCCCAGCTCCAAGGCATGTTGCGAGGCCAGATGTTGCAGATCCTCCAGGTCGTCGAGCTCCGGCAGGCTCCACAATCCACCCCACAGACCGGTGGAAGGACGGCGATAAAGCAAGATGGCGCCCTCGCGGTTAGCCAGCATGGGCATCAAGGTGCGCTTCTTCGGCACTTCCTTGCGCGGCTTGGGAATCGGATAACGGGTTTCCAGGCCCAGCATGTGTGCTTCACAGCCCTGTTTCAGCGGGCAGAGCAGGCAACTGGGCTTGCTGCGGGTGCAGAGTGTGGCGCCCAGGTCCATCATCGCCTGGGTGTAGGCGTTGACGCGATCCTGTGGGGTGAAGCGCTCGGCAGTCGCCCATAGCTGTTTCGCCACCTTGGGCTCGCCCGGGTAGCCTTCCTGGGCGGTGAAGCGCGCTAGCACCCGCTTGACGTTGCCATCGAGGATCGGCGCCCGCAGGCCCATGCTGATGCTGGCGATAGCGCCTGCGGTGGACAGGCCGATTCCCGGCAGTTCGGTGAGTTTTTCCACGTCCCGGGGGAATTCGCCACCGTATTGCTCGACAACGATTTTCGCGGATTTCTGCAGGTTGCGTGCACGAGTGTAATAACCCAGTCCGGTCCACAGGTGCAGCACTTCATCCTCCGGCGCGGCGGCGAGGGCTTCGACGGTGGGCAGCGCGGCCATGAAACGATCGAAATAACCGAGCACGGTGCTGACCTGGGTCTGCTGCAACATGATCTCCGAGACCCACACCCGATAGGGGTTGATGCCTTGTTGCCAAGGCAGGTCATGGCGTCCGTGATGGTCGAACCAATCCAGTACGGCGGTGGAAAACTGCTCGGATGTCATCGCTTGAACAGCCCCTTGAGCGCGTCTTTCAGCTCGGGACTGACCTTGTCGCCCAGCTTCTCATCGATCTTGTCGCCGAGACGATCGCCGGCCAGTTTTGCCGCGACCTTGCCCAGCCCGTCGTTGTCCAGGCGGCACGCCTTCGCACCCAGCTCCAGTGGGCCACGGCAGCGCAACGGCCATTCGACGTCGACGTAGCGTTCGTTGACCTGGCAGGCCGGGTCGGGCATGTCGCTCTTGTCGCCTTCGACGATGACCCCGACGCGGTAGTCCATGCCCAGCACGCGCAGGTCGATGTCGCCATTGCCGTTGACGGTCATGCCGGGGATGCGCACTTTCAGGTCCGGGTTGCTGGCAACGCCGTTGTTGAACGTGAGGTTACCGTTGAGCTGCCGGAACGGCGTGTCCTTGCCTCGCGGTTCGCCGCTGAGCGTCTTGCGGTTCAGCGTGGCGATGCCTTTGCACAATTGCTGCTCAAGGTTGGCGTTGAGCAGCACGCCGTCGTTGATGACGAATCCGG
This genomic interval from Pseudomonas alvandae contains the following:
- a CDS encoding DHCW motif cupin fold protein, whose amino-acid sequence is MDITGIPFGTTDWSTIEPTEHKGITGTAYWRTQQFGNIRVRMVEYTAGYLADHWCTKGHILFCLKGELNTELEDGRQFLLKPGMSYQVADQAEPHRSSTSPGATLFIVD
- a CDS encoding oxidative damage protection protein; protein product: MTRTIMCRKYKEQLEGLERAPFPGAKGQDIYDNVSAKAWGDWQKHQTLLINEKRLNMMNAEDRKYLQGEMEKFFSGEEYAKAEGYVPPSE
- the mutY gene encoding A/G-specific adenine glycosylase; amino-acid sequence: MTSEQFSTAVLDWFDHHGRHDLPWQQGINPYRVWVSEIMLQQTQVSTVLGYFDRFMAALPTVEALAAAPEDEVLHLWTGLGYYTRARNLQKSAKIVVEQYGGEFPRDVEKLTELPGIGLSTAGAIASISMGLRAPILDGNVKRVLARFTAQEGYPGEPKVAKQLWATAERFTPQDRVNAYTQAMMDLGATLCTRSKPSCLLCPLKQGCEAHMLGLETRYPIPKPRKEVPKKRTLMPMLANREGAILLYRRPSTGLWGGLWSLPELDDLEDLQHLASQHALELGQQQAMPSLIHTFSHFQLAIEPWLVRVRETGHHVAEADWLWYNLATPPRLGLATPVKTLLERAAAVLNAGELQ